The Dendropsophus ebraccatus isolate aDenEbr1 chromosome 10, aDenEbr1.pat, whole genome shotgun sequence genome has a segment encoding these proteins:
- the LOC138802537 gene encoding ras-related protein Rab-7a-like, whose amino-acid sequence MFSRQHIKLLLIGNAGVGKSALMNQYVNNRFTNYYRATIGADFFTKELRVDEKMVTVQIWDTAGTERFQSLGAALYRGTDCCLLVFDVTSPNSLSALDTWHKEFLVQADPPSPEKFPFVVIANKADLEERQVSPRQAQEWCKASNAEYYETSAKEAVNVEEAFLGAIKLALKHNNLPGQMADGESVSLLDKKDNKHKKCEC is encoded by the exons ATGTTTTCAAGGCAACACATAAAGCTGCTGTTAATCGGGAATGCAGG CGTGGGGAAATCGGCTTTGATGAACCAGTATGTCAATAATCGCTTCACCAACTACTACAGAGCGACGATAGGAGCGGACTTCTTCACTAAAGAACTGCGAGTCGATGAAAAGATGGTCACAGTGCAG ATCTGGGACACAGCCGGCACGGAACGTTTCCAGTCCTTGGGTGCTGCACTGTACAGAGGTACAGACTGCTGCCTGCTGGTTTTTGATGTTACATCCCCAAACTCTCTCAGCGCCCTTGACACTTGGCATAAGGAATTCCTGGTACAAGCTGATCCTCCATCTCCAGAAAAATTTCCATTTGTGGTCATCGCAAACAAGGCGGACTTAGAGGAACgacag GTGTCTCCACGTCAAGCACAGGAATGGTGTAAGGCCTCTAACGCCGAGTACTACGAGACTAGTGCCAAAGAAGCCGTGAATGTGGAGGAGGCGTTCCTAGGAGCAATCAAACTTGCCTTGAAACAC AATAACCTACCAGGACAGATGGCAGACGGTGAATCTGTGAGTCTATTGGACAAAAAGGACAATAAACACAAAAAGTGTGAATGTTAA